A region of Desulfomicrobium escambiense DSM 10707 DNA encodes the following proteins:
- a CDS encoding response regulator, which translates to MPETRPTTVLVVDDDAFIRATTGTVLKSRGFEVLQAGNGLEGLDLFRARRPDLLIVDLKMPVMNGLDLLSHLSDVIERVPVLVISGEGGLDEAVKALRLGAWDYLVKPIVSPTVLHHAVDKALERAALIRENEEYRLGLERQVQQRTLELQKANLELEHQFLKQQKLGIIGTIAGGMAHDFNNILSSVVFSAELVRGAIEAGEAPDQEDLERILRVCQRGTSLIRSILHFTGKMHEEFTRFPIRDAMLEALEIIRGTTPQHIAIEASLDPEPGALFGDPVHLQQILMNLTNNAVHALAGSPDPRIVITVRRHSDQDPELLVTDPDSVLTVITVSDNGPGIPDEDLPRLCEPFFTTKPKDEGTGLGLFVTQKIVKTLRGKLRFARNESGGLTVQVCLPASPHAPAESAEAAAPPEIMGCGERILVVESDPEVRAATCACLTRLGYEPIPADSPGRGVETVAAKPGRLDLVLTEDGTAGQTEELCAALSAAGSQAPVVLASASPTPGLTVRPARVCRVISKPVDLGALGRALRHCLSRSPRKI; encoded by the coding sequence ATGCCCGAGACACGCCCCACGACCGTTCTGGTGGTGGATGACGACGCGTTCATCCGCGCCACCACCGGCACGGTGCTCAAGTCACGCGGATTCGAGGTCCTGCAGGCCGGCAACGGCCTGGAGGGCCTCGACCTTTTCCGGGCCCGCCGGCCGGACCTGCTCATCGTCGATCTGAAGATGCCGGTCATGAACGGCCTGGACCTTCTCTCGCACCTGTCCGACGTCATCGAGCGCGTGCCGGTTCTGGTCATCTCCGGCGAGGGCGGGCTGGACGAGGCCGTCAAGGCCCTGCGCCTGGGGGCCTGGGACTATCTCGTCAAGCCCATCGTCTCGCCCACGGTCCTGCACCACGCCGTGGACAAGGCCCTGGAGCGGGCGGCGCTCATCCGCGAGAACGAGGAATACCGCCTTGGCCTGGAGCGCCAGGTCCAGCAACGCACCCTGGAACTGCAGAAGGCCAACCTCGAACTGGAGCATCAGTTCCTCAAACAGCAGAAGCTGGGCATCATCGGCACCATCGCCGGCGGCATGGCTCACGACTTCAACAACATCCTGTCCTCCGTCGTCTTCTCGGCCGAGCTTGTCCGCGGGGCCATCGAAGCCGGCGAGGCCCCGGACCAGGAGGACTTGGAACGCATCCTGCGCGTCTGCCAGCGCGGCACGTCCCTCATCCGCAGCATCCTGCACTTCACGGGCAAGATGCATGAGGAGTTCACGCGCTTCCCCATCCGCGACGCCATGCTCGAGGCCCTGGAGATCATCCGCGGGACGACGCCCCAGCACATCGCCATCGAAGCGAGCCTCGACCCCGAGCCGGGCGCCCTCTTCGGCGACCCCGTTCACCTGCAGCAGATTCTCATGAACCTGACCAACAACGCCGTGCACGCCCTGGCCGGATCGCCGGATCCGCGCATCGTGATCACGGTCCGCCGGCACTCGGACCAGGATCCAGAGCTGCTGGTCACGGATCCGGATAGCGTGCTGACGGTCATCACCGTGTCCGACAACGGACCCGGCATCCCCGACGAGGACCTGCCGCGGCTGTGCGAACCCTTCTTCACCACCAAGCCCAAGGACGAGGGCACGGGCCTGGGGCTCTTCGTGACCCAGAAGATCGTCAAGACCCTGCGCGGCAAGCTGCGTTTCGCCCGCAACGAGTCCGGCGGCCTGACGGTGCAGGTCTGCCTGCCGGCCAGCCCCCATGCGCCCGCGGAAAGCGCCGAGGCTGCGGCGCCTCCGGAAATCATGGGCTGCGGCGAGCGCATCCTGGTCGTCGAGTCGGACCCCGAAGTCCGGGCCGCGACCTGCGCCTGTCTGACCAGGCTCGGCTACGAGCCCATCCCGGCCGACAGCCCTGGCCGGGGAGTCGAAACCGTCGCCGCGAAGCCCGGCCGCCTGGACCTCGTGCTGACCGAGGACGGCACCGCCGGACAGACCGAGGAGCTGTGCGCGGCCCTGAGCGCGGCCGGGTCCCAGGCCCCGGTAGTGCTGGCCTCGGCCTCCCCCACTCCCGGACTGACCGTTCGTCCCGCGCGGGTCTGCCGGGTCATTTCCAAACCCGTGGATTTGGGGGCCTTGGGCCGGGCCCTGCGCCACTGTCTGTCCCGCTCACCCCGCAAAATCTGA